Part of the Crossiella cryophila genome, GCGCGGGAACAGCGGGGTGGCCAGCAGGAGTTCGGCGCTGCCCGGGGTGCGCGGGAACAGGCCGAGCGCGCCGAAGACGTACCAGGCGGACATGGTGCCGAGGTCGTCGTTGCCGGGCAGCCCGCCGGGTCCGGTGCGGTACACGGTGTCCACGAGTCGCCGCACGGTTTCCTGGGTTTTCCAGGGCTGACCCAGTTCGTTGTACAGCCAGGGCGCGTGGATGCCGGGTTCGTTGGTGGGGTCGTAGCGCAGTGGCCCGCCGCCGGGCTGGAAGAACTCGTCGAGTCGCCGCAGCGCGATGTCCTTGCCTCCCATGGCTTCGGCGAGACCGCTGACGTCCTGCGGCACCATCCACACGTAGGTGGCGGCACTGCCCTGGGCGAACCCGAGCTGGCTGGCCGGGTCGAAGGGGGTGAGCCAGGACCCGTCGAGCTTGCGGCCCTGGATGTACCCGGTGGCGGGGTTGAACACGTTGCGCCAGTAGGTGCCGCGCTGCCGGAGTTCGGCGGATTCCTTGTCCCGCCCCAGTTGTGCCGCCCACCGGCTGAGCGCGTCGTCGGCGACCGAGGCTTCCAGGGTTTCCGCCGCGCCGCCCCAGCAGTGGCAGACGTCGTGCGCGCTGTACCGGGATTGGACGTATTGCGCGAGATTCGGCCGTTGGCCAACGCACTGGCCGGGGCAACCCGCGTCCAGCAGGCCCTCGGGCCGGGGCACGGTGGCCTGCCGGTAGAGCGAGTCGAACGCGCCCGCGGCGTCGAATCCGCGTACACCCATGGCGTGGAAGGTGGCCAGGGTGGCGGCGGAGGGGTCACCGGTCATCACGTGAGTGGCGCCGTTGACGTGCACCCACCGGTCCCAGACGCCGTCGTTCTGGCGGGCGTAGTTGTACAGCGACTGCGCGAAGTTCCCGGCCACCCGGGGTTGCAGCAACGCCAGCAACTGGATCTGCGCCCGGTACTGGTCCCACCCGGAGAAGTTCCCGTACTGCGCGTCCTGTCCCGCGGCCAGCCGGTGCACCCGCCGGTCCATGCCGAGGTAGCGACCGTCCACATCGGACACCAGGTTGGGTTGCTGCAAGGCGTGGTAGAGCGCGGTGTAGAACACGGTCCGCTGATCGGCGCTGCCGCCCGCGATCCGGATCCGCCCGAGTTCCCGGTCCCAGGCCCGGAACCCGTCCCGCGCCACACTGTCCACAGTGTCCGAACCGCGGATCTCCCGCCGCAGATTCCCTTCCGCACCAGGCAGATCCACGTAGGAGATGCCGATCCGCATCCGCACCGAACTCCCCGGCGCGAAGCTCAGGTACCCACCGGAACCGCGTCCGGCCCGGTCCGCCCCGGTCGCGTAACCCTCGCCGCCGCTGATCTCGGTCCCACCGGGCGTGAGCGTGCCGTCCCGCCACACTCCGGTGCCCAGCACCGGCTGGTCGAACTCAGCGGTGAAGTGCAGGCGGTAGTAGCTCTTGCGGTTGTTGACCCCGCCGTTGGCCCGGCGCCCGCAGAATGCGCCGGTGAGCACGGATCCGGTGACCCGCCGCCCGGCCTGGTCCAGGTGGATGGTGGCGTCCTCGCTGCCGTTGAGCGAGTTGGAGGTGCGGAAGAGCAGGTTCGCCGGCTTGTCCGCGGGGAAGGTGAACTCGGCGATCCCGGCCCGATCGGCGACAGCCAGGTCGGCGCGCGCACCGGAAGCCAGCCCGACCGAGTACCGCCCCGGCCGGGCCAGCTCGTCGGCGTGCGAGAAATCGCTGGCGTAGAAGGAATCCTTGACATCGGCACTCGGCGAGCCGACCATCGCCCCCGCGTGCGGGAAGATCGGCACATCCCCCGCCGCCCCCGGATTGCACCCGGCCCCGTTGACATGCGTCAGCGAGAACCCCCGCACCCGGGTCACGTCGTAGGAATACCCATTGGCCGCCCCGGTCCCGGTCTGATCACCCCGAGTGCTGGTCGGACTCCACGCGATCATCCCGAACGGCCGCTGCGCCCCCGGAAAAGTGTTCCCATCCCGAGCCGACCCGATCAACGGATCAACAAACCCAGCGGGCTCCCCAACCCACCCCTCGCGAGCCTCCCCAACCCCACCCGCGACCAAAACCCCAACCAGCCCAACCACAACCCCACGCCACCACACCACCCCGCGACCCTCCCACACCCCCAACCCCACCCCCCTCCCCCTGTCCACCATCGGCCACCCCCACCCCACCCCACCCCACCCCGCGTGTTGGCCGTTCTCGTACGCCGGTTTGGCCGTTCTCGTACACCGCCCCGCCCAATCCCCACGCGTGTTGGCCGTTCTCGTACGCCGTGTTGGCCGTTCTCGTACGCCTCGTTGGCCGATCTCGTACCTCGCCGCGGCAACTCCGACGACCTCGGGATCCCCGCTCCCCACTCCCATCCCGGGCGCCCCGCGCCCCTTTCCCGAACCCACCGCCCAGAACGGCCAACACGGCGTACAAGAACGGCCAACACGGCGTCCATAACGGCCAACACGGCGTACGAGTTCGGCCAACACGCGGGGGGATTTGCTTGGGGGATCGGGGGTGTCGGTGGGCGGCGGTACGCTGGAAATCGGGGGGCCGAGGGCCGCGCTTGATCTTGCTGGGGAGCTGTGGTGGCGGAGGTTGGGGCGGGGCGCGGTGGTTCGGCGGGGCGGCGGGCGGCGGGGCTGGGGTGGGTTGTCGGGGTTGCGGTGAATCTGGGGTTGGGGGTGTTCGCGTTCTTCCCGCTGGTGTTCACCCGGTTGCTGGTGTCCGCGATCGCCTTCCGGCTGGGGGATTACTCCGGGTTCGAGGCTCGGGACGGGGTTGACCTGGTGGTGTTCATGGCCGGGTTGAGCTGGGTGGTGTTCCTGCCGGTGTGGTTCCTGCTCAACCGGCCGATCGTGCGGTGGACCGCCGTGCCGCCGCGGGCGTACTGGCTGGTCGCGGCAGCGCTGCCGCTGGTGTTGTTCCTGGCGGACATCGTGTTCGGACTCGGCCTGGTCCGAGTGGTGTTCTGACTCAGCCGCGGGTCCGCTTGATGATCTTCTCCAGCTCGGCCACGGTCCACGCCTCGGTGGCCTCGGCCGTGATGCCCAGGGTGAACAGGGCCTGGGCTCCTGGCGAGTCCTGTTCGTCCAGGATGCCGAGCAGGATGTGTTCGGTGCCGATGTAGTTGTGGCCAAGGCGCAGCGCGGCCCGGCCGGTCAGTTCGAGCACCTTGATCGCGGCGGGGGTGAACGGGACCTGTTCGGTCACCTCCTCGACCGGCTCCGGCAGCATCGCGGTAACCGCCGTGCGCACCTGGTCCGCGGTGGCGCCCTGAGCAAGCAGGGCCTTGGCCGCCAGGCCGTCCGGCTCGCTGAGCAGTCCGAGCACCAGGTGTTCGGGGGTGCCCTTGCCACTGCGCGCGGTGCGAGCTTCCTCCTGCGAGGCGACCACCACCTTGCGCGCCCGGTCGGTGAATCG contains:
- a CDS encoding Clp protease N-terminal domain-containing protein, yielding MENVPRLDEFISMVRGMSLVRNQDPNHDALHQLEDAVVLGERLGELADHLIGHFVDQARRTGASWTEIGRSMGVTKQAAQKRFVPKEGGETLDLSMFSRFTDRARKVVVASQEEARTARSGKGTPEHLVLGLLSEPDGLAAKALLAQGATADQVRTAVTAMLPEPVEEVTEQVPFTPAAIKVLELTGRAALRLGHNYIGTEHILLGILDEQDSPGAQALFTLGITAEATEAWTVAELEKIIKRTRG
- a CDS encoding GH92 family glycosyl hydrolase, with the translated sequence MDRGRGVGLGVWEGRGVVWWRGVVVGLVGVLVAGGVGEAREGWVGEPAGFVDPLIGSARDGNTFPGAQRPFGMIAWSPTSTRGDQTGTGAANGYSYDVTRVRGFSLTHVNGAGCNPGAAGDVPIFPHAGAMVGSPSADVKDSFYASDFSHADELARPGRYSVGLASGARADLAVADRAGIAEFTFPADKPANLLFRTSNSLNGSEDATIHLDQAGRRVTGSVLTGAFCGRRANGGVNNRKSYYRLHFTAEFDQPVLGTGVWRDGTLTPGGTEISGGEGYATGADRAGRGSGGYLSFAPGSSVRMRIGISYVDLPGAEGNLRREIRGSDTVDSVARDGFRAWDRELGRIRIAGGSADQRTVFYTALYHALQQPNLVSDVDGRYLGMDRRVHRLAAGQDAQYGNFSGWDQYRAQIQLLALLQPRVAGNFAQSLYNYARQNDGVWDRWVHVNGATHVMTGDPSAATLATFHAMGVRGFDAAGAFDSLYRQATVPRPEGLLDAGCPGQCVGQRPNLAQYVQSRYSAHDVCHCWGGAAETLEASVADDALSRWAAQLGRDKESAELRQRGTYWRNVFNPATGYIQGRKLDGSWLTPFDPASQLGFAQGSAATYVWMVPQDVSGLAEAMGGKDIALRRLDEFFQPGGGPLRYDPTNEPGIHAPWLYNELGQPWKTQETVRRLVDTVYRTGPGGLPGNDDLGTMSAWYVFGALGLFPRTPGSAELLLATPLFPRTLITPDGRGPTLIDTSGSGKYLHSVTVDGRAHRDWKVSALPTRLKAQLSGVPNQAVVPTAP